From Brassica oleracea var. oleracea cultivar TO1000 chromosome C3, BOL, whole genome shotgun sequence, a single genomic window includes:
- the LOC106331096 gene encoding uncharacterized protein LOC106331096, which produces MSEFDCLKMKDNDSIDDFVGKISEISSKSAALGETMEEPKLVKKFLKSLPRKKYIHIVASLEQILDLNTTNFEDIIGRLKAYEERISEEEEDRQDDQSKLMYANMETQSNPNYHGEYRGRGRGGRYNSRGRGRGRSYWENRESSKAYWENRDASRLTCYRCDKVGHFAATCPDRLLKLQETQETKEEETEAANALMMHEIVYLNERNVRPKEFESSSDGDRVWYLDNGASNHMTGNMSYFKSIDETITGKVRFGDDSRIDIRGKESILFLTQTGEKKLLSDVYFIPNLQSNIISLGQATEAGCDVRMKGDRLTLHDKDGYLIVQATRSRNRLYKVSMEINNV; this is translated from the coding sequence ATGTCCGAGTTTGATTGCCTCAAGATGAAAGACAATGATAGTATAGATGATTTTGTTGGGAAGATATCTGAGATTTCGTCTAAATCAGCCGCTTTAGGAGAAACTATGGAAGAACCAAAGTTGGTGAAGAAGTTTCTCAAGAGTCTACCGAGAAAGAAATACATTCATATAGTTGCTTCTCTTGAACAAATTCTGGACCTGAATACAACTAACTTTGAAGATATCATTGGACGCTTAAAAGCTTATGAAGAACGCATAAGCGAAGAAGAAGAGGATCGCCAAGATGATCAAAGCAAGTTGATGTATGCCAACATGGAGACACAATCAAATCCCAACTATCATGGCGAGTACAGAGGAAGAGGCCGAGGAGGAAGGTATAATAGTCGAGGAAGAGGGCGTGGTAGGTCTTACTGGGAAAACCGAGAGTCCTCTAAAGCGTATTGGGAGAACCGTGATGCGTCTAGACTTACTTGCTATAGGTGTGACAAAGTGGGTCACTTTGCGGCAACCTGTCCCGACAGGCTCCTTAAGCTGCAAGAAACGCAAGAGACTAAAGAAGAAGAAACAGAAGCGGCGAATGCATTGATGATGCACGAGATCGTGTATCTCAACGAGAGAAACGTGCGACCAAAGGAGTTTGAGTCGAGCTCAGATGGAGACAGAGTATGGTATTTGGACAATGGTGCGAGTAACCATATGACAGGAAATATGAGTTATTTCAAGTCCATTGATGAGACAATTACCGGGAAGGTAAGGTTCGGAGATGATTCGCGAATCGATATTAGAGGTAAAGAATCTATTCTGTTCCTGACCCAAACAGGCGAGAAGAAACTTCTATCTGATGTGTATTTTATCCCAAACCTACAAAGCAACATCATTAGTCTTGGACAAGCCACTGAAGCTGGTTGTGATGTAAGAATGAAAGGTGATCGTCTGACATTGCATGATAAAGATGGATATCTTATTGTGCAAGCAACCAGATCACGCAACCGGTTGTATAAAGTCTCGATGGAGATAAATAATGTCTAG
- the LOC106334184 gene encoding LOW QUALITY PROTEIN: auxin-responsive protein SAUR21 (The sequence of the model RefSeq protein was modified relative to this genomic sequence to represent the inferred CDS: deleted 1 base in 1 codon), with the protein MIRFKDIVFQAKRIVSEKISRLRYIINLRKGHFAVYVGEEEEKTKRFVVPISYLKYPLFQALLRQAENEFGTDHSTKYLTIPCAEDVFIDVTSRLKPNLSTSIYLV; encoded by the exons ATGATTCGATTTAAAGATATAGTT TTTCAAGCAAAGAGAATAGTCAGTGAGAAAATATCGCGTTTGAGGTATATAATTAACTTACGTAAGGGTCACTTCGCAGTATACGTTGGAGAAGAAGAAGAAAAGACGAAAAGATTTGTGGTTCCAATCTCTTATTTGAAATATCCTTTGTTCCAAGCTCTCTTGCGTCAAGCCGAAAATGAATTTGGCACAGATCACTCGACGAAATATCTTACGATCCCTTGTGCTGAAGATGTCTTTATTGACGTCACTTCTCGTCTAAAACCGAATTTAAGTACTAGTATTTATTTGGTTTGA
- the LOC106333996 gene encoding auxin-induced protein 15A-like translates to MGIQLIGLSHAKQKLQRSLSAKIASLLAMSGTNNVLKGHVAVYVGETYQRKRFVIPIISYLNHPLFQGLLNLAEEEFGFDHPMGGLTIPCTEDYFTSLASVLSGS, encoded by the exons ATGGGTATTCAATTGATTGGACTATCTCATGCCAAGCAAAAGCTTCAAAGAAGCTTATCAGCAAAAATCGCAAGCCTCTTGGCCATGTCGGGTA CTAATAATGTCCTAAAGGGTCATGTGGCCGTCTACGTGGGGGAGACTTACCAAAGGAAGAGATTCGTGATACCTATTATATCATATTTAAACCATCCATTGTTCCAAGGTTTGTTGAACCTCGCAGAAGAAGAGTTCGGGTTTGACCATCCGATGGGAGGTTTAACCATTCCTTGCACTGAAGATTACTTCACTTCTCTAGCTTCGGTTCTAAGTGGTTCATGA